The Pedosphaera parvula Ellin514 sequence ATTGATTCCAAGGCCAAACAGATGAAGGCGGATGGCCTGGATGTTGTTGGCTTCGGTGTTGGCGAACCCGATTTTGACACGCCGCGGCACATCAAGGATGCGGCCATCAAGGCCTTGAACGAAGGCTTTACGAAATACACCGCCGCCAGTGGCATCCCTGAACTTCGCCAGGCGATCGCGGACAAGTTCAAGCGGGATAACGGGCTGACCTATAAGCCCTCACAAATCATCGTTTCGTGCGGTGGCAAACACTCCTGCTACAACGTCATAATCGCCACTTGCGAAGAAGGCGACGAGGTTGTCATTCCGGCTCCTTACTGGCTGAGCTATCCTGAAATGGTCAAGTTGGCGGGTGCGAAGCCTGTCATCGTTCAGACTTCGGACAAAACAGAATTTAAAGTAACTCCCGAGCAATTGCGTGCGGCCATCACCCCTCGCACTCGATTGTTCATCCTGAACTCGCCCAGCAATCCCACCGGCTCGCTCTATTCCCGCGATGAAATCAAGGCGCTCGGTGACATCTGTGTCGAGAAGGGTGTGCTCATCATGAGCGACGAAATTTATGAAAAGCTGGTGTACGATGGAGCGGAGCACGTCAGTGTCGCGAGCTTTTCCAAGGCTCATTATGACCATACGATCGTCGTGCACGGATTTGCCAAGGCCTATTCAATGACCGGCTGGCGTCTCGGTTATCTTGCCGCGCCGGAACCGATAGCGAAGGCCATTGATGCCATTCAGAGCCATAGCACCAGCAATCCAACATCCTTCGCCCAAAAAGGTGCGGTGGAAGCGTTGAATGGACCGCAGGACCATTTGAAAACCTGGCTGGAGGAATATGCCAAACGCCGCATGTTCGCCTATCAGAAATTGAATTCCATTCCCGGTATCAGTTGTGTGAATGCCAAGGGCGCTTTTTACCTGTTCCCAAACATCTCCAAGCTTGGCCTGAATTCCACTGATTTTTGCGCGAAATTGCTCGAGCAGGAGAAGGTGGCGGCCGTGCCCGGCATTGCATTTGGCACGGATGAATACATCCGCATCAGCTACGCCACCAGCATGGCCAACCTGGAAAAAGGCCTCGAAAGAATCGAGAGATTCGCCAAGACGTTGAAGAAGTAATTTAATCGCAGTTGTTTACGCGTGACCCGGTTTCCCGACCAGGTCACGCGATTTTTTTATTCCAGGCGCTTTCTTATTGTTGGTACGAGCGCTGCTTGTGGTAGGCTCATAAGCTTATGCAAGCAGTGATTAATCGTATCCAGATGCATTTTGCTGTCGTAATGTGCGCCGTTTTCTGCCTGGCACAAAATGCATCGGCTACGTTGCTTTCCTCCTTCCAGGCGGGCGATGGTGACTGGCAGCTGGGCACGCTCACGGTCGGAAATGTTGACGGAACTCCTGATTTGGAAATCATTGTTCCTTACCGCAATTCCAACGGTCAGTGGCTCCTGGATGCTTTTAAATGGGATGGCACTCGTTTAGCCGGCTTCCCTTGGTCTGATGGCAAAAACAGCGTCATGAATACTTCTCCGACGCTTTATGATCTGGATGACGACGGCAAGAATGAAATCATCTTCACCTGCGGCACGAACATCATCGCGATGCGTGGCAACGGAACCATCATCTGGTCGAACTCGGTTAACAGATTAAACTACATTCCCACCGGCGGATTCCAGGTGGTGACGAATGGCTTCTACTGGTCTGCGACTGGTTCGTGGATTTCCAATCTGCCCACCAATTCAGTTTTCTATTCAGAAGTTTCGCCACCCATCATCGCGGATGTCGAAGGCAAGGGCGTAAAGGAAGTCATCACCGCGTGGAAAATCGATCCCGACAGCGGTAGCGGCAACCAGGATTTCAATCCTTTCATCAACGACATTTGGGGTTCCGGCGAATGGGGCACCATGGGTGAATCCTGGTCCGGTGGTGTGGTATTCCATAATGCCGCGACAGGAGCCAAGCGCTTCGTCTATCACATTCATCAATTGGTTGAGTCAGGAATCGGCCTTGGTCACGCCGATTCGAACAAGCCCCTGGAAGTCTATGCATTGAACGACAGCGACAGCGTGGTCTGTTTTGACAAAACCCAACCGCACGGTCTTTACGGCAAAGGCATGTTGCACGGACAATTTGGCAAAAACCAGCAACTCATTTCCGGCTCCTATCAACAGGGCGTGGACGTTTATCCCGTCGACCTCGATGGTGACGGCTTGGCGGAGGTATTGGTGCCCATGTCGCAATTCAACCCTTTCCATCAACCCGGAGATACGATCCTTGACGATGACGGCACCATCCTCTGGCGCAAGTGGAAGCAGAGCGTCAACTATACCAACAATCATGGCTGGCTTAACAGCGCGTGCATGATTCCCGTCAATCCCGACCACGATAACCATATCGACGTCCTCACGTTCAGCCATGGCCACGGTATCTCCTTCCGTTACTGGAATGGCATTGAGCTGGTGGACCGTCCCGGCTGGCCGAAAGATTTTTCCCCGTTGCTGCCTACACCACCTGTCGTTGGTGACGTGGATGGTGATGGACAGCAGGAAATTATTATTGGGACTTACGATCCAACCGCTGTTCCTTCCACCGGAAACCTCCACGTGTTCGCTCTCGATGGCACTGAAAAGCAACGCATCGCCATTCCCGGTGGCGTGAAACACATCCCCTCACTCGCTGATGTAAACAATGACGGCTCATTGGATGTGATCTTCCGCTCCACCCTTGGCAAAATCTATGTCTATAACTTCGGCGCAACAAATGCCACGAATGTTTCCTGGGCCACACATCGCGGCAATCCACAACACGACGGGAATTATCAACTCTCTTTATTCCCGCCCGGAACACCGATGATCAGCAGTAAGAAATCGGGTTATAAAAAAGCGCTTTTCAATTGGAAGGCACCCGCTGGTTATTCGCCCACGAGCTATCGCATTTATCGCGCTGAGCAGGCCGGCGGTCCGTTCACCAACATCGTCACCCTGCCCGCCAGCGTTACCAGCTATACCGATTCGGCTCTGAAACCGGGCTGGCAATACTTCTACGAAGTAGCCGCGGTTTACAGCACTGGAGAAGTTCACTCCTCACCGTTCGCCATACTTGCCTTTCTCAATAACAACCTCATTGCCAACGCTGGCTTCGAAGAGAATGACAACAGTCATTGGGATAAATGGTACACAGGCGATCTCGATTGGACCAACATGATTGGAAACACCAACATTGTTTACCAGGGCAAACAGTCCATGGAGATTCAGCTGATCAATCGGGGCAACAACAGCAGCATTAGCCAGTTTGACCAATATGGAATTCCTGACGGCACGATTCCGGTCACACCGGGTGGACTTTACAGTTTTGGGGCATGGTTCAAGAGCGTCGGCATATCTCAACCCTCGGAGCACTGGGTGGAATGGGGCTCCACTCCGACGGCACAGAATGCCAATGCCCGCCCCAGCCTGCCTTTCCCAAATTATTTCACGCCACATTTTGTCATCGGCACGAATGCCACCAGTTGGGTCTACGCGAATCGAACCTTCATACTTCCAGCCGGATTCCCGAATCTGGAATTGCGTCACCGTTATACCATCACCGGCACTGGCAGTGGCTCGATGTTTATCGACAACGTCTTCCTGCGGCAACTGCCTGCGCCGAACAGCACCGCCTGGACAGACATGGTTCCTTTCGGATCGATCTGGCGTTACTACACCACCACACCTCCAGCCAATTGGTATGCGACCAATTTCAATGACAGCACTTGGGCGCAGGGAGCGGCGAAGCTCGGAGCCGGCAGTGGCCCGACCAATATTGTCACCACCTTGCCCGGTCTAAAACCCGCCTATTATTTTCGCAAAACGTTCAATCTCGCGAATACAAACCTGGAAGAGTTTCTCCTTTCCGCCACCTGCACCGACAACGGCTCTGGTCCATCCCTGCAGCTATATCTCAATGGACGCCAAATCCCAACCACGGATATCAATTGCGTTTCAGGCCAGGGCAATCAAACGCTCTACTATGACCTGGCCCCGTATATCGATTATCTTAAAACGGGCGCGAACACGATTGCAGTCATTTTAAATAATACCTATTCGAGTTGGGATGATGTAAGCTTTGATATTGATCTCAAGGTCATTGCCGCGCCTTTGCTTAACGTCACACCGCCCCGAATCAGTTCTGTGATTCCGGACGCAGGAGGTGTAACCCTGAATATTTCAACTCCCTCAAACGGCGTCTGGGTGGTGCAATCTGCCGATACTTTCTCAACCACGCCTCTCTGGCAATTGGTCGGCGCCGTTACCAACATCAGCAACACATTCCAGATACGTGATACCGGCCAAAATGGCCGGGTTCCTCCAGGGAATGTTTCGACACGTTATTACCGTGTAATCGCATTCTAAGCGATGCACGCCAGTCAGGTTGAAAATTATCAGGAGAGCTGGACCAGCTTGCCGTTGCTATCACCAATTTTTTCGGCGTGGACTCCCATGCGA is a genomic window containing:
- a CDS encoding pyridoxal phosphate-dependent aminotransferase — protein: MNYKISHRAASLSSSLTLAIDSKAKQMKADGLDVVGFGVGEPDFDTPRHIKDAAIKALNEGFTKYTAASGIPELRQAIADKFKRDNGLTYKPSQIIVSCGGKHSCYNVIIATCEEGDEVVIPAPYWLSYPEMVKLAGAKPVIVQTSDKTEFKVTPEQLRAAITPRTRLFILNSPSNPTGSLYSRDEIKALGDICVEKGVLIMSDEIYEKLVYDGAEHVSVASFSKAHYDHTIVVHGFAKAYSMTGWRLGYLAAPEPIAKAIDAIQSHSTSNPTSFAQKGAVEALNGPQDHLKTWLEEYAKRRMFAYQKLNSIPGISCVNAKGAFYLFPNISKLGLNSTDFCAKLLEQEKVAAVPGIAFGTDEYIRISYATSMANLEKGLERIERFAKTLKK
- a CDS encoding FG-GAP repeat domain-containing protein encodes the protein MQAVINRIQMHFAVVMCAVFCLAQNASATLLSSFQAGDGDWQLGTLTVGNVDGTPDLEIIVPYRNSNGQWLLDAFKWDGTRLAGFPWSDGKNSVMNTSPTLYDLDDDGKNEIIFTCGTNIIAMRGNGTIIWSNSVNRLNYIPTGGFQVVTNGFYWSATGSWISNLPTNSVFYSEVSPPIIADVEGKGVKEVITAWKIDPDSGSGNQDFNPFINDIWGSGEWGTMGESWSGGVVFHNAATGAKRFVYHIHQLVESGIGLGHADSNKPLEVYALNDSDSVVCFDKTQPHGLYGKGMLHGQFGKNQQLISGSYQQGVDVYPVDLDGDGLAEVLVPMSQFNPFHQPGDTILDDDGTILWRKWKQSVNYTNNHGWLNSACMIPVNPDHDNHIDVLTFSHGHGISFRYWNGIELVDRPGWPKDFSPLLPTPPVVGDVDGDGQQEIIIGTYDPTAVPSTGNLHVFALDGTEKQRIAIPGGVKHIPSLADVNNDGSLDVIFRSTLGKIYVYNFGATNATNVSWATHRGNPQHDGNYQLSLFPPGTPMISSKKSGYKKALFNWKAPAGYSPTSYRIYRAEQAGGPFTNIVTLPASVTSYTDSALKPGWQYFYEVAAVYSTGEVHSSPFAILAFLNNNLIANAGFEENDNSHWDKWYTGDLDWTNMIGNTNIVYQGKQSMEIQLINRGNNSSISQFDQYGIPDGTIPVTPGGLYSFGAWFKSVGISQPSEHWVEWGSTPTAQNANARPSLPFPNYFTPHFVIGTNATSWVYANRTFILPAGFPNLELRHRYTITGTGSGSMFIDNVFLRQLPAPNSTAWTDMVPFGSIWRYYTTTPPANWYATNFNDSTWAQGAAKLGAGSGPTNIVTTLPGLKPAYYFRKTFNLANTNLEEFLLSATCTDNGSGPSLQLYLNGRQIPTTDINCVSGQGNQTLYYDLAPYIDYLKTGANTIAVILNNTYSSWDDVSFDIDLKVIAAPLLNVTPPRISSVIPDAGGVTLNISTPSNGVWVVQSADTFSTTPLWQLVGAVTNISNTFQIRDTGQNGRVPPGNVSTRYYRVIAF